The Biomphalaria glabrata chromosome 13, xgBioGlab47.1, whole genome shotgun sequence sequence tctctctctaaatttctcctgcagtagtcgtagagaagatatcatgtctatagtggacctaccactcctgaatccacactgagactctgggtagactctagaagctatcacttgcagcctggatagtgccactctagcaaagatcttgcccactatactgaggagagagatacccctatagttgttgcaatcactccgatcccctttgttcttgtatattgtgactatagttgcgtcacgcatgtcctgtgggacatgacctgtttcccaacagcggcagaggagaatatagagttcagggagcaggagtgattcgttgactttcactacttccactgggataccatcactcccaggagattttctattttttaagcagttaattgcttttttgaggtcactaaggctcggaagctcatctaggcattccagtactggaagatctggtagagaagccagggcgacatcgtctactgtattctgtgtggcatagacttcgaggtagtgttctgtccatcgttctagctgcttggtttgatctgtaattttttctcctgatttggatagaaggggggcaggctgagacactgctggacccagggccgctttaatgacatcaaatagagctttgctatttcctgagtggagactgtcttggattctgttgcaggtatccctccagaagttgttagcacattttctagccatttgttttgcctctttattagcacttttgaaggcctccagagattttggattaggctttgtcttgtgagcgaggtgtgcagatcgttttttctcgatgcaaggttccatatgtgctagattcgcctcaaaccagtctacatttttgtgtttttgaggcccaaaggcggtgattgccgaactgtagattacgtctcttaatttctcccatctgatcgagatgtcttcttcatcacttaacgaggggattgaactgttcaggagctcgccaaagagtgcacacttctctgggtcacctacatggttgacgtcaattcgcctagttctgggttgagtggaagtgtaagccttcttaagaagtagtttgattttgcttagcactagtgaatggtctgagttgcagtccgcactatggtatgaacgggtgtggatgacacttttcagatccatccttcgggtgatgcagaggtcaagctggtgccatctttttgagcgtgggtgctgccaagagactttatggcgttccttgccagagaagaatgtatttgttacacacagttcatgagagctacagaactcaagtagcctttggccattgtcatttattttgccaacaccatgaggtcccaagcattttggccatgcatcatttccatcaccaacacgggcattaaagtctccatttATATAGAGGTGCTCGGATTTTGGAGTACTTTTAATTACGTCCTCTAGAGCTTGAAAGAAtctgtctttgtcctcttctggtgcagcaagggttggtgagtaagcacagattatattgactttgccttgcggtgatgcaaatttcatgtgtgctactctttcattgccaatgggaaacattgcaatgcaggggacgagactgtttcttattgcaaagccgacgccatgtattctagggctttgttctggttttccttgccagtagaatgtatagttgctttctgtaagagatccactgtctgccagtctggtttcttgcaggcaggccacatcaatgtttagtctgctgagttctctgtcgatgatagctgtttgtcgcatgtcggtgacgagttcagggtcagtattgaagccaggacacattgtccgtatgttccagcttgctaaacgcattaatgttgagggttttcttttcattttatttgcaggtgcgggtgagcagcttgctttttgattttgtcttagcaccaagcacccagtggtgcggcaagctgtggcgggatagcactttattgtccgagggctgctcggcttaaggcaggcagtagctatccagtgaggctaaaaagcccctcctaccgtcaagagtggtccctggcgttccagcttacgccaatcagctaggaacttatcaccggtaactaccactctccgtgttttttcaaagacattactgtcagagatggagtgacctctccattgctgggggaaagcctgggcggtaaatttgcgagtgctgggctgcccacacgtcagcacccgcctctcttccatactgaccgggtccaaagggatggcgagccatcacaatttggggacaggtggctgcaggagtttgccagagagcagtagtcttactactgtccccccgcctacggggctccaggaccggattttctgttagggtttactcccttagccttagaccttacagggacacacacacaaggcagtgcggctattgacctatagctaggggtttggtttgtgggcaacagggcgtgtccgcacgccgacgggccatgcctgcctcacatcttggggccaaacctcctccgagacccttgcagtttagcctgaggcttcgcagcctcagtttccatctgccaccacgaggaggtactgcataggacttgctgtggagaggctatgtactggcaagagagacttacaaaaTTGCTCCCCTTTCACAGATGCTAGCCAGCGGTGGCAACAAGTTAAGCTACCACACTAGACGCTTCACACAGCCATTGGACAGATCCTGGGCCTATGTAGCCATTATTTCGGCTTCATAGATCTGGCTTATAAAACTTCGTTTCAAAATGATGCATTGTGGGTTTTTCAATTCCTGCTTTGAGTATTGGAGATAAACCGCATTGTGAAAAATGTgccattataaaaatattttcttttcttaacgtTCGAGATCCCTTTCCATGGTttccataattaaatattaCCTTCACTAAATTGGACTATAAAACGATGGCCTACaattaattagaaaataaattctatatAATTACGTCTGGGCATTACCATTGAAATAATTTCTAGGAATCCGAAGTGGCGTAACGATTTATTATGCATAAAGTTACATTATTATGaactgtttaaaatatttttattgcaaTATGCGacatttaaaaaagtttaaaacaatcgtaaaataattttataaaataacttCCAATGGTATAGACAAAGCGACGTACACTGTGCATAGTCCTAGGCGACttttggcaaatcgtcaatcgaccccccccccccaaaggggtcgcaaCTCTCAGGTCATAAAGAATCATACTGAATATGCTAAATAGAGGGAGCATTGGAGCCTCCGCTTTTTCGATAGTTGAATTGTGAATCAGTTGTAGTTGGGCTTCCCCCACCCCCTGGAGCCCCTTTGTGTTTGAGCCACGTTTATGTCCCTTTGAAAGTTGTTCTAAATAAAACATTCGTGATTAAGTTGAATGAGTTAGGTCCCTTAGCTTGCGCTGTCTTCCCATTGAACTGACCATCACAGGTAAGTAAAGTACTTTGTCTTCACCTGCCATTgtgcagaaaaaaaatgagttgaAAACAGTTGTAAAacaactaacacacacacacaacttcaCGTCAAACAATGACCACAAACAACAACTCGTGCACCATTGTTCGTCGTGGGGTGTATATAAGTAAGAGCGGACTTGAACTACGACCAACGGATCTTCTCACGCAAGACTCGCTACAATCATCAAACATGGATAGCTTCACCCAAGTCATCATTCTTGGTAAGTTGACGCAAACGTGATAAGTTTCgtgttgaaatattttcttttaaatgtttggGTCGCGATGCTTAAGTATTGTATTGGTGTAGCTGCACTGTAGCGAGATTAGTACATCCTCACTGTAGTAGTGTGGCTAGATTATTACAACAGCAGACCTATCATGGCTACATCAGTACTCTAGTATCTTGACTACATTAGTACTGTTGTAGTGTGTCTACATTAATACAGTAGTATCACAGCTACATTAGTAGCTTACAGTAGTATCATTGTTTCATTAGCACTGTTGCTGCATTAGTAAATTGTAGCATTACTTCATGACTACAATCGAGGCATGGGTTCATAGTCTATACAATTTTGTTTCAAGGTAGTTTGATAATAACATATTATTTAATGATTATTATAGTATTAGCCTAAAAGAGTTTTAAGCGGAATAAAAGGAGTCGTGTAAAAGTTGAAGAGGAAACGACTCAGGGACTTGAGTCAGTAAAGACGTATATTTGTAGGgagatttttttgttgaaaattatcatttcatttacaactagatctagatttgaagTTGAATCTATGTAAATTTATTTGCCCCATGGATCGCAAGATCGGAGAGTGGGACTTTATTTCTTCTTACATCGGtttaattgtaggcctactagttttTGTCATTCTTGGACAGAGGTATAGCCACGACCGAGCATCAAaaaatctatcttatctatctgtATGCCATTAGTAACTAGCTTGCATAAATACACTCTACTCTTGTATCAATGCCATCAAAAGCCAATAAATATGTGTAGGCAATGGGAAAAGCTACAGGTTCATAGTGCAACTGTTTTAAACGAGAATCACTCTATACAAAGCAACGTAATCAGTTTGGGTTattcttaatttattttgtctggttatctcccttacactatttttttttccatagctGTACTGGTCGTCTTGACTACAGCACAGACGAACGAAACATTTGCCAACTCCACAACAGGCCAAGTAAGTGCTAATATTTTAAGCTCTCAAGATAGTTATAAGTATAGTTTTAGTACATAAACAATAGCAAGCtcaaagaaattaataaaatctgTTGCCACTTATCACGAGTTTTATGTATCAGCTGCTTGGATAATGATAATGATCACGTCAGATTAAATGCTATATAAAATTTTACTATGACGAACGTGCCAATAAGTACTAGGaatttaaagtataaaaacaatttgaagccaatatatttacaatgactattttttttttttctttttgaatatcAGTAATTTATTGGGTTCTAGttacatattaatttttttactaaattatctGTCATGCCTGGTAACTTATTCGTGAgatgttaatatattaatattgacTAAATATTGGGTTATTCTCTAACAAAAATGGGAATCTATTTTGGAGACGTTTACGTAggcttattaataataaatataattggGTCATTCTCGGGCTAACATAGGAATCTTTTAAGGgacatatacattttaaattctaATAACAATGTTGTCTTGCtgaatcttgaattgaatacaTGTATCAGGACAAGCCTCTAGCCTGTCTCAAGGCTGATGGCCTGACAGCCAACTGGCAGGACGAGACATGCAGCAGTTACTTCGTCTGCGACAACTTCGTTCTCAGGATCGTCCACTGCGAAGAGGGCAAAGCTTTCAGCCTCCTGGAGCACGCATGCGTGGACAGGTAACGATTGATAtttacatgctgcttttaagcACGTTCTCAAGATTCGCTTACAAACTTTTATTCGTATcgcattttttaatatttacagaTAGGGCGCAGGTAGGGTTGTAGCTACAGATAGCTAGTCCAACTAATTTACTAAACGTTAAGGGAATAactttaatttcaaaaaaaagcTTGAAAAACGTTGTTTACGATCAAAATAAACGTGACTTTTATTGAAGTTCCCCCAtgcagaccttgtgatctatagggcagatgatctcaaggtcatctgtttctgtggccgacgGTTATCgcgggtttcatgtggccagcagaacGACCAATCGCCCCTACTTTTCCCACATTTATGtcacgtacccattagagctgtgtggacttaGGGGCTCCCAAAAATCCGGAAACATCCAAGTCTTTACCAGCATTCGAACTCGGAACTCCccgttcagaagccaagcgctgtacCGTTCAGGTAAAGCGTCCATGACTTTTATTGACACTTGTATAAAGTTTCTAAGTTCAAgtgtttgctgttttttttttttttttttttttaaacatttaaccGCCAAAAGTGTTCTCTGCACGTCTGCTAGGCCAGCTGAAACAAGTTTAAGCTTTGTATTATTTTCTATGTGATTCTATTTTCTTATTTTGagacaaagttaaaaatgtataaataatctAATCCCAGttcaaaaagacatttttagtatCACATGAGATTATAAGTTCACGGAAATACCATGAGCCTTTCCAGTTACCATTCATTCACTTTAACAAACCTCAGATGTAAACAAACCTATCAATACAAACTGcgttaaaaaagatttattctcatttattgaaaaagatttttttttcattcaagaaCGAAAACTcaatgaaaatcaaaattaaaaaaaaaaagatgaataaataatcaggaaaaaaaaaatcttcacaaATACATTTGTTATGTCATCACTTGGAAATTAGCCGAatcgtttttaaaaaataaatcattaggTCATCTCTGCTCCTGGAATAATTTAATGTCCTCGCAGgagagacatttaaaaaatgcattcttctatcaagttgatactttaaccAATTATCTATTGTACCAAACAaatcattttaataaataaaaatcaattaggcaattaattattggtaattaataatttagtttggtattgaataagggaaataacttgtacattcttggtagatatagttttaaggatggAGTTCTTTccatttagataagcttttttttttttaatggatttgttttaaatatttttgcttGTTGGCTATTTCGGCCTCATccctttttgtttgttaaagtcCTATATTAGTTATCTGATACTGTAATAGTGTACACATGCGGCCAAATGATGGTATGTTAAATGTTTATTACTGTAGCAATTGTCAATTACTATATCAGTTGTTGTTGCCTTACTAATATCTGTTACGTTATTAATTGTATATTGTAATATTAGTTTTTGTGTCTTGTGTGTTTCTATTGCacattttcacgataaactaatcaatgtcaaggacgctaaattaatCCCCcaagttgccaactaaacatAAAAGAATACAGAAATAATCTTATCGTATCGTTTTATATATAAGTTTTGAACATAGAATCTTCCTATTTGGCTATCGCTTAGATCTGCTGTGGACTGTGAGGAACAGAACAACGCAGTTCGACTTAACGTCCGAGCAGCAGCCATCTTGCGCGAGACATCTGACCCTAGCTACGTCATGCCCGATTTGGACAACGAAGACCCCAACAACCCAATTAGCGACGACGCCAGAGTCGCCGCCATGCTTCACTCCCTTAGGACTCCTAAAAATACCAGAACCAAGCGTGCTGCCCTGAAGACTTTGGGAATCCCCTTAGCAGCTGAAGCCATAGGTAAGTAGCGttatgcaaaatttaaaaacctTTCGTAAAACACTAGAAATCTacttaatattaaattatttcatcattGTTTTTCAGTGATCGAATGTCtttttttcgaaaaaaaaaacaaaaaaacatttacatagaaaaaaaaacttgctattTTCTGCCTGTTAAGAATTGTTCCAAGCACATATGCCAGTGTATATGTTTGTTTATGCATAAATGAGTTATATGTATGATGTTGTAAATTGCCTATCTATATATTAAGGATTGCTatttcaataattaagtcaGTTGCTGTAACCGTTAGAAGCTCTTATATTGGCttcaaaatttatacatttgtcAGTATGCTTGTTCGtctgtgtttatttctttttctgttcTATCCCAGTTCGACAGTCTGAATctctgtcttttctttttttcatccattaagtttttttctgctgtttgtctgtctctttcttaaGCGGGTGTTTGCAAAAACTAAATAGATaatgacaaaattttaaaaaaatctctaaaataaaaaaaaaaagaaacttaattaaattttaagaaaaaaaaagtttttttttctttcttttactgtGTGTTAattgagagaagaaaaaaaaacatataaataacCTTCacgtaataacaaaaaaaaacttaacttaattttttttaaactcttcagAAAAAATCAACGTTACCCTTACTGACACTATCTGTGAAAGAATCGACGGTGAGACGGTCATGATCGAAGCTCTAATGAACGCCATCCTATTGACGGAAGCTGGCTGCAGGGACCTGTCTTGCGGCATCCCTCTTCTGAGCCTCGTCTGCCCGGTCGAACGCGACGGTGAGAAGGACATGTCAACAAACGCCACCATGAGCGCCACTTTCGCCAACCTGATCTTCGGCAACAGCACACTCACTAATGAGGGTACCAGCAGCAACGCCAATAGCACTCAGGCCAGGAGTAACGGCACGTCCTCCGAGCCCTCAGCCACCAATATTTTTGGGGTCGGTGTTTTTGACGCCTCGGAAAATAACGGAAATAGAAATTCGGATGTTTCCGGCGCCACTCGGGAGCAAGGGGAGATTAACGGGAATAGCAATTAGGACGACACGGCCAAAAACAAAACGTAAGGGAAACAAATGATGCAAGGGAAATTTGGTTTcttcaaataattaataaactgcaaattaatttttaaaaataagtttaagTGCAATACCACGTGctcattaaattgttttattggaTGAAGGACGAGAACGCTATCGATAATTGTACCTTCATGGCGCGACATGTGACATATGGCACGTGACGTGGGAGTCCCGATAAAATGTagaaatccaaaaaaaaaaaaaaaaaaaaacctaaaagGGGTAGGAGCGTGAGGTGTTAAGTACTTAACTATAATAACGCTGGGAAAATGTTTTCACATCATTTGTAagtatttagtttttaattcaCGCTAAGCTTTTCTAACAAAGGACTTGAGCTGATAGTCTGTCTCAGTTTAGATTTGACACAAGGTAAAACAATAGTTCCCTAGATATAGAACGAATCTGTAAGTCTCTATGATATTTACAATATTATTTGGTTGAGTCAGGAGACGACTTTGAATAGTTTCGCACTTTT is a genomic window containing:
- the LOC106073774 gene encoding uncharacterized protein LOC106073774, whose protein sequence is MTTNNNSCTIVRRGVYISKSGLELRPTDLLTQDSLQSSNMDSFTQVIILAVLVVLTTAQTNETFANSTTGQDKPLACLKADGLTANWQDETCSSYFVCDNFVLRIVHCEEGKAFSLLEHACVDRSAVDCEEQNNAVRLNVRAAAILRETSDPSYVMPDLDNEDPNNPISDDARVAAMLHSLRTPKNTRTKRAALKTLGIPLAAEAIEKINVTLTDTICERIDGETVMIEALMNAILLTEAGCRDLSCGIPLLSLVCPVERDGEKDMSTNATMSATFANLIFGNSTLTNEGTSSNANSTQARSNGTSSEPSATNIFGVGVFDASENNGNRNSDVSGATREQGEINGNSN